One genomic window of Myxococcus guangdongensis includes the following:
- a CDS encoding terpene synthase family protein translates to MQTSTPRVELPFLPGLSPDREASRATTLRWMAFHGLVVGHDALWTYDKMRTDLLSARVFCDARGAGLDLANEWIAWFFVFDDQFDGPLGRDLEATHAVLEEFLSAVQTGTPLRHPSSPLCSSWIDLWGRSISGMSETWAERFAGNFLRYFQSYQREALDRLQGGPADLASYLDNRRHTIGFAPALDLCEPASGYEIPPELHGSEPMVTMRLMSTDVVVIANDICSATKEAAVGQMHNVVLLRMRDEGCDQSTATQWAAGLIADRVRTFQEAESRMRQGTQTVTAWSYIDRGISAMKNWMRGNLDWSYETARYSSTDELWSSERTWPWEVLHNAPKGSAKSS, encoded by the coding sequence ATGCAAACGAGCACGCCTCGAGTCGAGCTGCCTTTTCTCCCTGGTCTCAGTCCCGACAGGGAAGCATCGCGCGCGACCACGCTTCGGTGGATGGCTTTTCACGGGCTCGTCGTCGGGCATGACGCCCTGTGGACCTATGACAAGATGCGTACCGACCTGCTTTCCGCGAGAGTGTTTTGTGATGCTCGCGGGGCAGGCCTCGATCTGGCGAACGAGTGGATTGCCTGGTTCTTCGTCTTCGACGACCAATTCGATGGGCCGCTGGGGAGAGATCTCGAAGCGACCCACGCTGTCCTGGAGGAGTTCCTGTCCGCGGTGCAGACGGGTACACCTCTGCGCCATCCTTCGTCGCCCCTCTGCTCTTCATGGATTGATCTGTGGGGCCGTTCAATCTCAGGGATGAGCGAGACCTGGGCGGAGCGCTTCGCCGGGAACTTTCTGCGATATTTCCAATCGTATCAGCGAGAAGCGTTGGATCGGTTGCAAGGTGGACCCGCCGATCTCGCGAGCTACCTGGACAATCGGCGGCACACCATTGGCTTCGCGCCCGCCCTGGACCTCTGCGAACCCGCGTCGGGCTACGAAATCCCCCCGGAACTCCATGGCAGTGAGCCCATGGTCACCATGCGATTGATGAGCACGGACGTGGTGGTGATTGCCAACGACATCTGCTCCGCCACGAAGGAGGCCGCAGTGGGGCAAATGCACAATGTCGTGCTGCTCCGCATGCGGGACGAAGGTTGTGACCAGTCCACCGCCACGCAGTGGGCGGCGGGCCTCATCGCGGATCGGGTGAGGACCTTTCAAGAGGCGGAGTCGCGGATGCGACAAGGAACCCAGACAGTCACGGCCTGGAGCTATATCGACCGAGGCATCTCGGCGATGAAGAACTGGATGCGGGGGAACCTGGACTGGTCCTATGAGACCGCCCGCTATTCTTCGACTGACGAGCTCTGGTCTTCGGAGCGCACGTGGCCGTGGGAGGTGCTGCACAACGCTCCGAAAGGGAGCGCCAAGTCGTCGTGA
- a CDS encoding cytochrome P450 produces MSTRLNFLSREFIEDPHPHLAELRRQGPLVQADPGGMWVVTRYDEAQYVFRSSQLFSSSQLRLAFEPEWLGKTNPFATSLPFMDPPQHGRMRALLSQAFTPKALAPLEARIRVLARECVSRMMREREVEFMDAFAALIPSSVMGWLLGLDASLRGQLKRWTYDIMTIGGVLPGDTAQMEQSRHTIDELTRYFQEVLEDRRRSPGEDMVSDLLRARVDGEALTDEELTSVFFALLAGGLDTTTHLLGQSARILALHPELLSRLREDSALVPRFVEEALRYEPVGMLTLRVCLDDVTLAGVFLPKGTTVAVSMASAARDEKHFPEGDRFILERKGSPHLSFGHGLHYCLGAVLTRMETRVALEELVSRVSRVKLRTERIDWTQALITRGPRTLPVELFPA; encoded by the coding sequence ATGAGCACCCGTCTCAACTTCCTGTCGCGTGAGTTCATCGAGGACCCCCATCCCCATCTCGCGGAGCTCAGGCGCCAGGGGCCTCTCGTCCAGGCCGACCCGGGTGGAATGTGGGTCGTTACCCGCTATGACGAAGCCCAGTACGTATTCAGGTCGAGCCAGCTCTTCTCTTCCAGTCAGTTGCGCCTGGCCTTCGAGCCGGAGTGGCTCGGGAAAACCAACCCCTTCGCCACGTCCCTCCCTTTCATGGACCCGCCCCAGCATGGGCGGATGCGAGCACTCCTCAGCCAGGCCTTCACGCCGAAGGCCTTGGCGCCACTGGAGGCACGCATCCGCGTGCTCGCCCGGGAGTGCGTGTCCCGCATGATGCGTGAGCGAGAAGTCGAGTTCATGGATGCCTTCGCCGCCCTGATCCCCTCCTCCGTCATGGGTTGGCTCCTCGGGTTGGATGCCTCCTTGCGCGGGCAGCTCAAGCGCTGGACCTACGACATCATGACCATCGGTGGTGTCCTTCCCGGGGACACCGCACAGATGGAGCAGAGCCGCCACACCATCGATGAGCTGACGAGGTATTTCCAGGAGGTGCTGGAAGACCGACGACGGTCCCCAGGCGAAGACATGGTCAGTGACCTGCTTCGAGCGCGAGTCGACGGAGAGGCCCTGACGGACGAAGAGCTGACATCCGTCTTCTTCGCGCTGCTCGCCGGCGGCTTGGACACGACGACCCACCTGCTTGGACAAAGCGCCCGGATACTCGCCCTGCATCCAGAGTTGCTGTCCCGCCTCCGCGAGGACTCCGCCCTTGTACCTCGCTTCGTCGAGGAGGCCCTTCGCTACGAACCCGTTGGCATGCTCACGTTGCGTGTGTGTCTCGACGACGTGACGCTGGCTGGAGTCTTCCTGCCGAAGGGAACGACGGTGGCGGTATCGATGGCCTCCGCGGCGCGCGACGAGAAACACTTCCCGGAAGGCGACAGGTTCATCCTGGAGCGCAAGGGGTCGCCGCACCTCTCCTTCGGCCATGGGCTCCACTATTGCCTGGGCGCGGTGCTCACCCGGATGGAGACACGTGTCGCCCTTGAGGAGCTCGTCTCGCGCGTGAGCCGGGTGAAGTTGCGTACGGAGCGCATCGACTGGACACAGGCCCTCATCACCCGTGGGCCGAGGACACTGCCCGTCGAACTGTTCCCTGCCTGA
- a CDS encoding MATE family efflux transporter, with the protein MSLTTAQDPARMGLFRLTWPIFLELLLFMMMGTADTLMLSGVSDDAVSAVGVVNQFLFICLLIMEVMSNGASVVVSQYLGARRSEEAARIAAMGITLNLLLGVTVSAGLLFGGDALLARMNLEGVVLEQARTYMGIAGGFIFLQALINVCSALIRTYGFTRESMFIALGMNALHVGGNALLIFGLLGLPRLEVAGAAISTVVSRALALLVFVWLLYRVMDVRMKARDFVRFTSDRVRKILRVGVPSAVEQGTYQCCQAVFLYYVTFLGSTALASRQYANAISQYVFLFSLAVGMGTAIIVGRLVGAGRAEDAYRRVLQSLKWAVAITFLVDVVVILVRVPLVGMFTHDGDIVRLTTQVIVIGLMLETGRSFNLVLVNALRSAGDAPFTVYMGFLSMVCMSLPLGYVLVFKLHLGLAGVWLAVAADEWVRGISMWVRWRSRIWEQKSLVDPLAPVVEAPVVVAA; encoded by the coding sequence ATGTCCCTCACGACTGCGCAGGACCCCGCCAGGATGGGGTTGTTTCGGCTCACGTGGCCGATCTTCCTGGAGCTCCTCCTCTTCATGATGATGGGAACGGCGGACACGCTGATGCTCAGCGGTGTGTCCGACGACGCCGTCTCCGCGGTGGGGGTCGTCAATCAGTTCCTGTTCATCTGTCTGCTCATCATGGAGGTGATGAGCAACGGCGCCTCCGTCGTCGTGTCCCAGTACCTGGGCGCGCGGCGCTCCGAGGAGGCGGCGCGCATCGCCGCGATGGGCATCACCCTGAACCTGCTGCTCGGCGTGACGGTGAGCGCGGGGCTGCTCTTCGGCGGGGACGCGCTGCTGGCGCGGATGAACCTGGAGGGCGTGGTGCTGGAGCAGGCCCGCACGTACATGGGCATCGCCGGAGGGTTCATCTTCCTCCAGGCGCTCATCAACGTGTGCTCCGCGCTCATCCGCACCTATGGCTTCACGCGGGAGTCCATGTTCATCGCCCTGGGGATGAACGCGCTGCACGTGGGCGGCAACGCGCTGCTCATCTTCGGGCTGTTGGGGCTGCCTCGGCTCGAGGTGGCCGGCGCGGCCATCTCCACGGTGGTGAGCCGCGCGCTGGCGCTGCTGGTGTTCGTGTGGCTGTTGTACCGGGTGATGGACGTGCGGATGAAGGCGCGCGACTTCGTCCGGTTCACCTCGGACAGGGTGCGGAAGATCCTCCGCGTGGGCGTGCCCTCCGCCGTCGAGCAGGGCACGTACCAGTGCTGCCAGGCGGTGTTCCTGTACTACGTGACGTTCCTGGGCTCGACGGCGCTGGCCTCGCGTCAGTACGCGAACGCCATCTCCCAGTACGTGTTCCTGTTCAGCCTCGCCGTCGGCATGGGCACGGCCATCATCGTGGGGCGGCTGGTGGGCGCGGGCCGCGCGGAGGACGCGTACCGGCGGGTGCTGCAGAGCCTGAAGTGGGCGGTGGCCATCACCTTCCTCGTGGACGTGGTCGTCATCCTGGTCCGCGTGCCGCTGGTGGGGATGTTCACCCATGACGGCGACATCGTCCGGCTCACCACGCAGGTCATCGTCATCGGGCTGATGCTGGAGACGGGGCGCTCGTTCAACCTGGTGCTGGTGAACGCGCTGCGCTCGGCGGGGGACGCGCCCTTCACCGTGTACATGGGCTTCCTGTCGATGGTCTGCATGAGCCTGCCGCTGGGCTATGTGCTCGTCTTCAAGCTCCACCTGGGACTCGCGGGCGTGTGGCTGGCCGTCGCCGCGGATGAGTGGGTCCGGGGCATCTCCATGTGGGTCCGCTGGCGGTCTCGCATCTGGGAGCAGAAGTCGCTGGTCGACCCCCTGGCTCCGGTGGTGGAAGCCCCCGTCGTGGTGGCGGCGTAG
- a CDS encoding DedA family protein, with protein MVFGILVACGLGVPLPEDISLILGGFLAHKGAASLPVMMVVGFLGILVGDSLIFFAGRRLGGRLGRGTGGTQEAPKGGGGFFARIVTPEKRARVEGLFERHGQKIVCIARFMPGVRAVTYFTAGSVGMSYWRFIFWDGLAALLSAPVFIWLGFHFGGELDMLISKFKEGQYAVMGVLAVVGVGFFLWRRSRNKRLAAQGQGTPAVTSSSLSNDEPAAPTSKPHNTVKGSGSEPLFKVASTSSSPEKVTASVDPSRELMKH; from the coding sequence ATGGTCTTCGGCATCCTCGTGGCCTGTGGCCTGGGCGTGCCGCTGCCTGAAGACATCTCGCTCATCCTGGGCGGCTTCCTGGCCCACAAGGGCGCGGCGAGCCTGCCGGTGATGATGGTGGTCGGCTTCCTGGGCATCCTGGTGGGCGACAGCCTCATCTTCTTCGCCGGCCGCAGGCTGGGCGGGAGGCTGGGGCGGGGCACCGGAGGCACCCAGGAGGCGCCGAAGGGCGGCGGAGGGTTCTTCGCGCGCATCGTCACGCCGGAGAAGCGCGCGCGCGTGGAGGGGCTCTTCGAGCGCCACGGGCAGAAGATCGTCTGCATCGCCCGCTTCATGCCGGGCGTGCGCGCGGTGACGTACTTCACCGCGGGCTCGGTGGGCATGTCCTACTGGCGCTTCATCTTCTGGGACGGCCTGGCCGCGCTCTTGTCCGCGCCGGTGTTCATCTGGCTCGGGTTCCACTTCGGTGGCGAGCTGGACATGCTCATCAGCAAGTTCAAGGAAGGCCAGTACGCCGTCATGGGTGTGCTCGCCGTCGTCGGCGTGGGCTTCTTCCTGTGGCGCCGCAGCCGCAACAAGCGCCTCGCCGCCCAGGGGCAGGGCACGCCCGCCGTGACGTCCTCGTCACTGTCCAACGACGAGCCCGCCGCGCCCACGTCCAAGCCCCACAACACCGTGAAGGGCAGCGGCTCCGAGCCCCTCTTCAAGGTGGCGTCCACGTCGTCGTCGCCGGAGAAGGTGACCGCGTCGGTGGATCCGTCGCGCGAGTTGATGAAGCACTGA
- a CDS encoding cyclic nucleotide-binding domain-containing protein, whose translation MALVPANTLKACPLFKGFTDTGIQIFAGVAVPRAFPKGTALFVEGKTGESLIIVGEGTVRLSAKSPSGEDVSLGEVGTGEPLGELALVQKGERLCTATAVTDVSALEIRAADFQKLLATKPQACVKLLMGIVGFFGQKARDNRDMIRTLIGKAPAA comes from the coding sequence ATGGCTCTCGTGCCTGCGAACACCCTCAAGGCGTGCCCTCTCTTCAAGGGCTTCACCGACACCGGCATCCAGATCTTCGCGGGTGTGGCCGTGCCTCGGGCCTTCCCCAAGGGCACCGCGTTGTTCGTCGAGGGCAAGACGGGCGAGTCGCTCATCATCGTCGGCGAGGGCACGGTGCGGCTGAGCGCCAAGAGCCCGTCGGGCGAGGACGTGTCACTGGGCGAGGTGGGCACGGGCGAGCCGTTGGGCGAGCTGGCCCTGGTGCAGAAGGGTGAGCGGCTCTGCACCGCGACGGCCGTCACGGACGTGTCCGCGCTGGAGATTCGCGCGGCGGACTTCCAGAAGCTGCTGGCCACCAAGCCCCAGGCCTGCGTGAAGCTGCTGATGGGCATCGTCGGCTTCTTCGGCCAGAAGGCCCGGGACAACCGGGACATGATTCGGACCCTCATCGGAAAGGCGCCGGCCGCCTGA